In Zingiber officinale cultivar Zhangliang chromosome 3B, Zo_v1.1, whole genome shotgun sequence, a single window of DNA contains:
- the LOC121967180 gene encoding serine/threonine-protein kinase PBS1-like — MGCFPCFESQRGLALNPRRPKNDVRAEHLHPMVPPHIDRVSSLANSGNAGSNSGTKKEVQSVKDLSGVTISAQTFTYRELAAATKNFRDECFLGEGGFGCVYKGQLESTGQIVAVKQLNRNGLQGNREFLVEVLMLSLLHHQNLVNLIGYCADGEQRLLVYEFMPLGSLEDHLHDLPHDKESLDWNTRMKIAAGAAKGLEYLHDKAIPPVIYRDFKSSNILLGEGYHPKLSDFGLAKLGPTGDKSHVSTRVMGTYGYCAPEYAMTGQLTVKSDVYSFGVVLLELITGRKAIDNTKPHGEENLIAWAQPMFNDRRKLPRLADPRLQGRFPMRGLYQALAVASMCIQEQAASRPLIADVVTALSYLANQAYDLNASPTSSSRSGGDQSERKVRSGGRMIVRNEEGGGSGQKMEPEGSERQDSPREVVGLLKKDFDRERAVAEAKMWGENWREKMRANSHDTSNANS; from the exons ATGGGTTGCTTCCCGTGCTTCGAATCACAGCGGGGATTGGCGTTGAATCCGAGGCGTCCAAAGAATGATGTGCGCGCGGAGCACCTGCACCCAATGGTGCCTCCGCACATTGATCGAGTGTCTTCGT TAGCCAACAGTGGGAACGCTGGAAGCAATTCAGGTACAAAGAAGGAGGTGCAAAGTGTAAAGGATCTGTCTGGTGTGACCATTTCAGCTCAGACATTTACCTATCGGGAACTTGCAGCTGCTACTAAAAATTTTAGAGACGAGTGCTTCCTAGGTGAAGGTGGGTTTGGCTGTGTCTATAAAGGGCAGCTTGAGAGCACTGGCCAG ATTGTGGCTGTGAAACAATTAAACAGAAATGGACTTCAGGGAAATAGAGAATTTCTTGTGGAGGTATTGATGCTCAGTCTATTGCATCACCAAAATCTTGTAAATCTTATAGGCTATTGTGCTGATGGAGAGCAAAGGCTCCTTGTCTACGAGTTTATGCCATTGGGATCATTGGAAGATCATTTGCATG ATCTGCCACATGACAAGGAGTCACTGGACTGGAACACAAGGATGAAAATTGCTGCAGGTGCAGCCAAGGGGTTGGAGTATCTGCATGATAAAGCTATCCCACCAGTCATTTACAGGGACTTCAAATCTTCCAATATTTTATTGGGCGAGGGATATCACCCAAAGCTGTCAGATTTTGGCCTTGCTAAGCTTGGTCCAACTGGAGATAAATCTCATGTATCGACAAGGGTGATGGGCACCTATGGCTACTGTGCCCCAGAGTATGCTATGACTGGACAGCTGACAGTTAAATCTGATGTATACAGTTTTGGAGTTGTATTGCTGGAGCTGATAACTGGGCGAAAAGCAATTGATAACACAAAACCACACGGCGAAGAAAACCTGATTGCATGG GCACAACCCATGTTCAATGATCGAAGGAAACTCCCACGACTTGCTGACCCTAGATTGCAAGGCCGATTCCCGATGCGTGGGCTCTACCAAGCACTTGCTGTAGCATCAATGTGCATCCAAGAACAAGCTGCCAGTCGTCCTCTTATAGCAGATGTTGTCACTGCTTTGTCCTACTTGGCAAACCAAGCTTACGATCTCAATGCTTCACCTACCTCTAGTAGTAGATCTGGGGGTGACCAAAGTGAAAGAAAAGTTCGTTCAGGTGGAAGAATGATAGTCAGAAATGAGGAAGGGGGAGGTTCTGGTCAAAAAATGGAACCTGAAGGATCAGAAAGGCAGGACTCCCCCAGAGAAGTAGTTGGGCTCTTGAAAAAGGATTTTGATCGAGAGAGAGCTGTAGCAGAGGCAAAAATGTGGGGCGAGAATTGGCGGGAGAAGATGCGAGCAAACTCACATGATACATCAAATGCAAATAGCTGA